Within the Enterobacter asburiae genome, the region CGCGCCAGTGGGGTTTGCGGAGATCCGGAACTACCTTTTTTCGGATCTCCGCAGAAAAAAAGACAGAAGTATATATATGTGTGACATATGCATATCACTGCCATCTGTATATGCCAACCATCTGCATATGCAAGAGATATACAACTGAACATAGTTAGCTTATACTTAGCCTATGCGCACATCCGGCACATTACCACCTTCGGAGAGGTCCGAACATCGGGAGAAACACGATGAGAACCGTATCAATATTTAAAAACGGCAACAACCGCGCCATCCGTCTGCCCCGCGATCTGGATTTTGAGGGGGTGAGCGAGCTGGAGATAGTCCGGGAAGGGGACAGCATCATCCTTCGCCCCGTCCGGCCGACCTGGGGTTCGTTCGCACAGCTCGAAAAAGCTGACCCGGACTTTATGGCGGATCGCGAGGACGTTGTCAGCGACGAAGGACGATTTAACCTGTGAACAAGACCTATATGCTGGACACCAACATCTGCTCGTTCATCATGCGCGAGCAGCCGGAAGCAGTCCTGAAGCGCCTGGAGCAGGCGGTGCTGCGTAACCAGCGCATCGTTGTCTCGGCCATCACCTACTCCGAGATGCGCTTCGGTGCCACCGGTCCGAAGGCCTCCCCGCGCCACATCCAGCTGGTTGACGCGTTCTGCGCCCGCCTCGATGCCATCCTGCCCTGGGACCGCGCCGCGGTGGATGCGACCACGGAGATTAAAGTGGCGCTGCGCCTCGCCGGGACGCCGATCGGCCCGAACGACACGGCGATTGCCGGACATGCCATCGCCGCCGGTGCCGTGCTAGTAACCAATAATGTAAGAGAGTTTGAGCGGGTATCAGGGTTAGTACTTGAAGACTGGGTGAAGTAACGTAGTCAGGCCGCCATCCGGCAGCCTGACAATTGTTAAGGGATTTTAATTATGTGGATTTCGAAGAACGGATGAGCACATAAACCCGCTTGATAACTAGGCAGGGATATGCACAAAAATCATTGGATAGTCTGTTATTCAAATGATAACTGTGCGTGACAATGAGCCCCCCGGAATTTTCATATAAAACTTTCCGCAGTACGGCATTTTGATGTATGGCAGCTTTAGATCGCTAATTGGTATGCCGTATATCGATAATTATATTAACCGCCAGCGAACATAATGTAGTTCCCACATGCAGGATAAAGTATTTCAGCCAGATTAAAGCTAATGGTTGGAAGGCTTAATAATCAATAGCAAGTCTGCTTCAAGAAAGCTAACTGACTTCAACCGCAACGTACCAAAATCAAAGAGTTGAAGCAGTGAGGTCGACTTGTGCTGCACGTTTTAGGACTTAAATAGGACGTAGTAAATAATAACGTAGCACGTTCAGTATAATATTACTGTAAGTTAACCGTTTTGCTGGCGATCACCTGACGGGTAACCCCCTCTCATTAGCTGGATGAATCACTGTCTTTTAGATTCGGTCGTCGATTTTCCTCTCTTAATTCAGCTGCGTGCCATTTCATGATAGCCAGATCGGCTGAGCCCCTTTCAATTAGATTTTTGTGTATCATGCGTAACAGCAATGATACGCGACGTTCTGTACGTTCCAAAGTATCCTGCGGGAGGCTGTAACACAAAGTGTACAGCTTACTATCTACTTTCGCGATATCAACAAATAACACAGGAATGAAGCTCCCTAGTATGCCGATATGCCTTAAAGATATACGAGCAAACCTCAATGCCATTCAGAGGTACTCCAAGGTTGATCAACATCAGAATGTTGTGGGTTCGAAAGATACCATAGCGATATCTATGCTTGGGTCCGTATTACCATCTTGCCCAACAACATTTCTAGCGCTTTATAGCCACGGTGGTTGCTTAACTTCTGAACCAGCAGGGCAGAGGCGTAAAAAACTCTCAGGGAAAACCCTGAGAGGGGCCATATGGCTAACACCAGGTAACTTTCCACTCAAACCTTGGTATAGTAAAACAAACAAAACTATACCAAGGTCTAGCAGCATTATAATCAAACGAAACGTTGATTATCAATAGATGGTGCGATATTCCTGATCTAAATCAATAAATTAAGCCATCCCTTACCCTTGGACCTCTCCAGCCTAATGCTGTCAGAAAAACAAAATGCGTTGCCAGGGATAAGGGGGAAGCGCATTAAGCTGTTGCCGAAAAGTCTTTTGCAGACCTGATAGAAAATCATGCTCAATGTCGTTGTGAGTCTTGGTAGGGTTTCTAAATGGAAAACCGCCAAAATTGTAGCGGAAAAGCTCTAAAGCATTACACTACCGCTGCGTCCTTGACACCAATTAGGCAACAGGTGTAACCCCACCAAAGCAGTCAGGCTTCGCGAAAACGAAATTTTCTGAGGGTAGAGTAAAAACCAGAACAGATGTTTATCTGATGGTGACGGATAGCATTATTGAAAAGCTGGAAGTGTGGTGTTAAGCCATGGGGGAGCAATAAAGTAGCGATATGTCGGCTCTGATGAGGTTAATGCTGCCGGGCCTGTTGCGAAGGGGGGATATTATCCGTGGAAAGCGCAGCGTTCTGAACTATTTACTACGACCCTTGATTAAAGCACGACTGTATTAACCACAAAAAACTGGTGGTTGGTATACTCACAGGTCATTATGATAACAAATATGGTGCTTTACTGAGTGATATTTCTACGCTCAGGCCTCACAGGCACATAATTTGCATAAATATCATCATCGGGGCTCAGGGTGAATATGGTAAAGTCGAATGTGTAGCGGTCTGTCAGACACAATCTGTAGGTGAATATAAGTTCAATTATAGTAAAGATGCTTATCATTGGTGCGCTTGGGTAGAAAATTGAGGCTCAGTGACCGATGAACATGTTTTGCCACACAGCATGTATGAATAAATCTGTTTAAATGAGTATAGGTAAGTCTATACGTGTATGTCAAAGAATGACTTAAGCAGCCCCATATCCCCGATCTTCAACAGCAAGTAAATTCTAAGCTCAAAAAAGAAAAAACTGATCCCATAACTTGCTATACCATGGCATAGTGTACCCACCTTTAGGTTGGAGGGGCGTGTTATGTTTTTTCACTGCATTAAAATAGTGGATTTTGGTCAATGCTTGTTTCTCATCATTTTTATCCTTATGAAATCCTCGATAAAAGACAAAGGTGTTTACTACGAAGTTGTAGTCACATGTCTGATTTATTTTATTGAAAGTCATATGATTGATCTACTATCTAGGATGAGTAATTCCTTCATATAACAGAGATTTATAATCCAATTTAGGAGATTGTTGCTCGTTGTAAGAATTAATTAGAAACGATTAATTTTATTGTCACAGTGGCAGATTCTGTCTATCACGGGCACAGGCTTACTCACCATAGCCCGACAAGCGAGAGTGATTTGCTCGAAGGTGGAACGGCTAATCAGAACACGGACACCATCAGGCTACAGTTATTTTAGCCTTGTCAGTATTGTTTTCCTGTCAAGGATTTGCAGAGGAAGTGTAAGCATATCGTCATAAAATAAATTACAACCGATTGCATTTACATTCTTGCTATACCAAGGCATAGTTAAATCTACTCTGTTTGACTGATCCTTGATCACCTCTCCTATGTGCAGGCGTGCAAGGAGAGGCTTTTTTTATGTGCTGTAATTAGATTCAGCATTCAGTTGTTGGCGCACAACAACCTGCAGGCGATTATCTGGTAAAAGTTACTGCCGAGCTGGACAACGGTGAACGGAAAGCCAATGGAACCGCCGCGCTGAAAGTCACGTAAAAAGATGAACCAGGTACTGGGATCTATTAAAGCTGGCTGACAGCACCTTTACTGAAGGCGCGGTAACGGTTGAGTGGGATCGGACCTGAGACTGGGTAACAGGGGCCCGTTCGGTTGCCTTCAAATTCAACATGCAGCTTGTTATCAAACAGTCCCCACAGCAACAGTACATGTTCTCCTGCCAGATCGGGATCCACTTCATATGCCGTTCCCTCCACCATTATTCTGGCATCAATACCCACTTTACGGCGTTCAGGCTCCCGGGCAAAATGACAGAACCGCTCCCAGCTGCACATTTCACGGATCCCTTCTTCAGGGAGGTTGAGCAGCCAGGCCTCCCGGCGTGAATGCGGCTGTGAGCGATGAGGCTGGTCATTGTAGTGAAGAATATATCGCAGCAGCCATTCATTAGCCTGCTGCTCAGTTTCCGGTTTATGAAAATGGTACAGTGTTTCATGAGCTTCCTTGACGGTGCGGAAGGGACGTTCCACTTTACCTTTCGAACGGGCGGTCACCCGTTCACCATCCTTCCCGGCGGGTAGATGCGTCTGCCAGTCCACGCCCAGAGACAGCATGACATCCTGGAATATGCGGTTTTTGGCCACAGGACCGTTGTCCAGGTAAAGCATTTTTGGCCTGCCCTGCAGGGGAAAAGCGGGATCGACTTTTGGTGCCATGGCGGCATAAAGGAATCGCAGGGCAGATTCTGCATCTTCACCATAAACACAGTGGTACTCCTGGTATGCAACACCACTACGGTCATCGACAACACTGAACAGCATCAGTGTGGGCTCACCTTTTGTAGGATCAATCCATTCGGGGGCATCAATATGTTTCAGGTCAGAGGGTGACATATCAAACTGCCAGCAATCATTACTGTGTTCGGCCTGAAAACGAACCGCTGGCGGCGGGCGATGTAACCGGGGCTGGTCCAGGTGCCAGCCGGAAAGCCAGCGATTAAAGGTGCTGCGGGTCAGGACACCTTTTGGAGCCTGAAAATGCCCCTGTTCAGTATCAACACCGTAATCCTCCAGTAATTCAATCGCCCGGCGGGTGGAAAGATGGCGGCCTTTTTTGTTGGTGGTGCGAAATTTAAGTGCAACGACCAGTTCACAGTAACGTTCCATATCCTTGCAGGGGAGTACCCGTGGCTGCCCATGGTCCTGCCGGTGAACCGGGCGGGGTTTTAGCAAATCATTGAGCGCCCGGTACACAGATGTGGTGGAGAGTCCATATAATGCAGAGACTGCAGCAATCTGCGATGCCCGTTCAGGGCTTTTGGGTGACAGACGTTCCAGCCGCTGGCGCAGCTGTAACAAAGCTTCAGCCGGAATGCTTTTACGCCATCCTGGTGGCATCCTGACCCGCCTTGTTCAGATAGTTATACAGCGTTGATTTGGAGATCACCATCATGTTGCAGATTTCCTCGATGGTATGATTACGCTCCTAGTGTAACTTCAGCACCAGCGCTTTCTTTGTGGGGCTGAGCAACGCAGGCCGTCCGCCCTGACGCCCCCGCTTGCGGGCAGCCGAAAGCCCGGCCGGCCTGCGTTCGCGTACCAGATTACGCTCAAGCTCGGCCAGCGCGCCAAAAAGGTGTAAAACCAGGCGGCCGCCGCTGGAAGTTGTGTCGATATTTTCCTGAAGACTGCGGATGCCCACCTGCAACCCGTCCAGCCGTTCGACCAGTTGCAGCAGATTTTTAAGGGAACGCTCAGACGATCCAGTCACCAGATAACGACAGTATCGCCGGGCCGGAGCGAACCTATCAGTCTGGCCAATCCTTCGCGTTCAGCCTGTGCACCAGTGACTTTATCTTCAAAAATACGTTCACAACCTGCCTGCGCCAGTGCATCACGCTGGAGATCGAGATGCTGGTCGTCAGTGGAAACCCGCGCGTATCCAATCAACATGGTCTGTATTCCAGTAAGCCATCAGATTTAAGTATAGATGGAAAGTGAATGATGGAATGAGAAAGTGTAATCCAGTAGTGCAGGTTACAGACCGATCATGAAAGCGGTTATCCCGGGTGCATAAAACGGTCGTTTACTGCACGCTCTGAAAAGTGATTTTTATTGATTGTGTGATATTTAACCAATACATTACCTTACTTAAATTATACGATGCCATCTATAGAGAAAGGAAACAGCTATGAAATTTGTTCTGAAGGGAATCCTGGCGGGGTTATTACTGTTCAGCCTTCACGCCGTATCTTCTGCCCTGCCACTGGAGAAACCGCGGCTCACTATTGCAGTTGGAGGGAAAAGCGTTTTATACAATCTGCCGCTGACGATTGCAGAGCGGAAAGGCTATTTTAAAGAGGCTGGTTTACAGGTTGATATTGCGGATTTCGCTGGCGGTGGGAAAGCGTTACAGGCACTGATTGGCGGAAGTGCTGATGTAGTCAGTGGAGCCTATGAGCATACAATTACCTTACAGAATAAAAATCAATATATTACCGCGTTTATAATGACCGGGCAGGCACCGCAAATTGTGGTAGCTGTGTCACGGAAAACCATGCCGTATTATCATCAGATTAGCGATCTGAAAGGTAAAAGAATCGGGATAAGCGCACCGGGATCCTCCACCAATATGGTGGCAAATGTAGTGCTTGCCCGGGCGGGGCTGAAACCGGGTGATGTTTCCTTCATTGGTGTCGGTACCACCGCTGGCGCAGTGGACGCTCTGCGTTCCGGACGTATTGATGCCATCGCCAATACGGAACCGGTTATCTCTCTGCTTGAGAAAAGTAACGACATTATTATTGTCGCTGATACACGTACAAAAGCCGGTACAGAAGCCATTTTTGGGGGACCAATGCCTGCTGGCTCACTGTACGCCAAAGAGTCATTTCTGAAGAACAATCCGGCAACGATTCAGGCATTAACAACAGCGATGCTGAAAGCATTACGCTGGCTGAACACCGCTTCTCCTGAAGAGGTCGCTGCTGTGGTACCCGAAAATTATCTTCTCGGGGATCCGACCCTTTATAAAATGGCTTTTACCAATATACGTCCTGCCATCTCCCGGGATGGTCTGTTTACACCAGTAGCCACAAAAACAGCATTACATGCCCTTTCGACGTTCGATCCGTCTATTCAGCCTGAGCATATCGATCTATTACGAACATGGACTAATCGTTACGCGATTGAGGCACAGCGCAATGAACAGGAATGACCCTTACAGTGAGACAGCAATGCAACTGCACGCTGTTTCATATTGTTATGGCCAGTCTCGTTCACAGACAGAAAGAACGGTACTGGCCGAAACCAGCCTGAAGATTTCAGCCGGAGAGTTTGTCTCTCTGGTCGGGCCAACAGGATGTGGTAAATCCACATTGTTGAAGCTTTGCGCTGGCTTGCTCGCGCCTTCTTCCGGTCATATTACGGTATTTGATAAACCGCTGGACGGTATTAATTCACACGCAGGCTATATGTTTCAGGATGAAGTATTACTGCCCTGGCTGACGGTTCTGGAAAATGTGGTGCTGGGATTGGGGTATCACGGGATGCCTGCGACTGAATCTGATTCATTGGGCAGGTCATGGTTAACCCGTGTGGGGTTAAGTGTTGTTGCAGATTATTATCCTTCGCAGCTGTCCGGAGGCATGCGTAAACGTGTGGCCTTGGCGCAAACCTTGATTCTTGATCCTGACATTATCCTGATGGATGAACCTTTTTCTTCGCTGGATATTCAAACCCGTCAGCTAATGGAAAATGAATTGCTCGCACTCTGGGAAAAAAAACGCAGTGCGGTACTGTTTATAACGCATGATCTAGACGAGGCCATTGCCTTGGCCGATCGTGTTATTGTCCTTACGGCCGGGCCAGGCACACACCCAATAGGCGAATTTTCAGTTCCCCTGGTCCGCCCACGTGATGTAACAGAAATTCGTACCCATCCAGAGTTTGTCGGACTACATAAGAATATCTGGAATGTACTTCGTGACGAAGTGCTGAAAAGTTACCAACATAATTTATCCCATCATGAGTAATAACAATTCCGAAATGAAACCAGCCTTGCTTGTGCTGGGTAAACTGTCTGTATTCTGCAGTGCGCTTGCCGTCTGGGAAGTGGTATCGTGGGATCCACAGCTGGCGTTTTTCTTTGGTGATCCTCAGCGTGTGGTTATCACCCTCTGGCAATGGTTTACTGAAGGTGAGGGAGCTCTGGACATCGCCTGGGGTGACCATGTTCTCTGGTCGTTACATTTCCCGGCGCAAATTTATCCTCATCTCATTATTACACTCGCTGAAACCTTGTTGGCATTTATCATTGGTACGGCGATGGGGATGGTGGCGGGACTTTTTCTGGGGATAAATCCGCTGTTATCTGCGATTTTCTCACCTTATATCAAAGCATTAAACTCGTTACCGCGTGTGATCCTCGCCCCCATCTTTGCTATGTGGTTTGGACTTGGTATCTGGTCAAAAGTGGCTTTTGCTATCACCCTGGTATTTTTTGTCGTCTTTTTTAACGTATGGCAGGGGGTCCGTGACGTAAACTCTGTTCTGTTGGACAATGTCCGTATGCTGGGAGCAAATAAACGCCAACAACTAATGACTATTTACCTTCCATCCGCCACATCATGGGTATTTTCAAGTTTGCATATGGCTATCGGCCTGGCTTTCGTCGGTTCAGTTGTGGGGGAATATTTAGGCTCTTACCGGGGAATTGGATATTTAATCCTTCAGGCGGAAGGAAGTTTTGATATCAACACCATCCTTGCCGGAACGTTGTTACTTACCCTGTTTGCTCTGTTATTAGACTCCGGAATTAATATTATTGAGTGCTATGCATTTAAATACAGGCAAGTTAAGTAATTTTATCGGATGTACAACATTTGCCAATGAAGCTGTTTCGGGGAATGAATTTTCATTTGCAGCTAATGTGGGTCGGTGGAAATGGAATGCAGGTCGATACGGATAAATGCAGGTTCATTTGCAGGTATTGTGGGTTTGAGACCATCGCTGGTTGCAGTTAGTGTGGGCTGAAAACGTGGGGTAAATGCAGGTCGGGACGATTTCAAATGCAGGTCACTACAGGTAGGGAAGGGGACTAAACTCCCCCGGCACGGCTCCCTTAAGGAATGGCAATTCCGTTCACTACAAATACTGACGGTCCTCCGGCTGTTGTAATATAAGGTCGTCATTTTTTCAGAGTCCAGGACCGATGAAGAAGAAACCCGGAACACCAACGCCCCATGACGCGACATTTCGCCAGTTCCTGGCGAACCCCGATGTGGCCCGCGACTTTATGCAGCTCCATCTTCCGGCGGAATTGCAGGCATTATGCGATTTGAGTACGCTGAAACTTGAACCCGGTACCTTCGTTGAGAATGACTTACGTCAGTATGCCAGCGACATTCTCTGGAGCATGAAAACCACCACCGGCGATGATGGGTACATCCATCTGCTTCTGGAGCACCAGAGTTCGGCCGATAAAAATATGGCCTTTCGCCAGCTCAGATATGCTGTCGCCGCCATGCAACGTCATCTTGAAGCTGGTCATAAAAAACTGCCGCTGGTCATCCCGGTACTG harbors:
- a CDS encoding ABC transporter permease encodes the protein MSNNNSEMKPALLVLGKLSVFCSALAVWEVVSWDPQLAFFFGDPQRVVITLWQWFTEGEGALDIAWGDHVLWSLHFPAQIYPHLIITLAETLLAFIIGTAMGMVAGLFLGINPLLSAIFSPYIKALNSLPRVILAPIFAMWFGLGIWSKVAFAITLVFFVVFFNVWQGVRDVNSVLLDNVRMLGANKRQQLMTIYLPSATSWVFSSLHMAIGLAFVGSVVGEYLGSYRGIGYLILQAEGSFDINTILAGTLLLTLFALLLDSGINIIECYAFKYRQVK
- a CDS encoding ABC transporter ATP-binding protein, producing MQLHAVSYCYGQSRSQTERTVLAETSLKISAGEFVSLVGPTGCGKSTLLKLCAGLLAPSSGHITVFDKPLDGINSHAGYMFQDEVLLPWLTVLENVVLGLGYHGMPATESDSLGRSWLTRVGLSVVADYYPSQLSGGMRKRVALAQTLILDPDIILMDEPFSSLDIQTRQLMENELLALWEKKRSAVLFITHDLDEAIALADRVIVLTAGPGTHPIGEFSVPLVRPRDVTEIRTHPEFVGLHKNIWNVLRDEVLKSYQHNLSHHE
- a CDS encoding type II toxin-antitoxin system VapC family toxin — translated: MNKTYMLDTNICSFIMREQPEAVLKRLEQAVLRNQRIVVSAITYSEMRFGATGPKASPRHIQLVDAFCARLDAILPWDRAAVDATTEIKVALRLAGTPIGPNDTAIAGHAIAAGAVLVTNNVREFERVSGLVLEDWVK
- a CDS encoding ABC transporter substrate-binding protein — its product is MKFVLKGILAGLLLFSLHAVSSALPLEKPRLTIAVGGKSVLYNLPLTIAERKGYFKEAGLQVDIADFAGGGKALQALIGGSADVVSGAYEHTITLQNKNQYITAFIMTGQAPQIVVAVSRKTMPYYHQISDLKGKRIGISAPGSSTNMVANVVLARAGLKPGDVSFIGVGTTAGAVDALRSGRIDAIANTEPVISLLEKSNDIIIVADTRTKAGTEAIFGGPMPAGSLYAKESFLKNNPATIQALTTAMLKALRWLNTASPEEVAAVVPENYLLGDPTLYKMAFTNIRPAISRDGLFTPVATKTALHALSTFDPSIQPEHIDLLRTWTNRYAIEAQRNEQE
- a CDS encoding AbrB/MazE/SpoVT family DNA-binding domain-containing protein, with the protein product MRTVSIFKNGNNRAIRLPRDLDFEGVSELEIVREGDSIILRPVRPTWGSFAQLEKADPDFMADREDVVSDEGRFNL